The Cervus elaphus chromosome 32, mCerEla1.1, whole genome shotgun sequence genome window below encodes:
- the LOC122687929 gene encoding mitochondrial import receptor subunit TOM20 homolog: MVGRNSAIAASVCGALFIGYCIYFDRKRRSDPNFKNRLRERRKKQKLAKERAGLSKLPDLKDAEAVQKFFLDEIQLGEELLAQGEYEKGVDHLTNAIAVCGQPQQLLQVLQQTLPPPVFQMLLTKLPRISQRIVSAQSLAEDDVE; the protein is encoded by the coding sequence ATGGTGGGCCGGAACAGCGCCATCGCCGCCAGCGTGTGCGGGGCCCTTTTCATCGGGTACTGCATTTATTTCGACCGCAAGAGACGGAGTGACCCCAACTTCAAGAACAGGCTGCGAGAacgaagaaagaaacaaaagcttgCCAAGGAGAGAGCTGGACTTTCCAAGTTACCTGATCTTAAAGATGCTGAAGCCGTTCAGAAATTCTTTCTAGACGAAATACAGCTTGGTGAAGAATTACTAGCTCAAGGTGAATATGAGAAGGGTGTGGACCATCTGACAAATGCAATTGCTGTGTGTGGACAGCCACAGCAGTTACTGCAAGTGTTGCAACAAACTCTTCCACCACCAGTGTTCCAGATGCTTCTGACTAAGCTCCCAAGAATTAGTCAGAGAATTGTAAGTGCTCAGAGCTTGGCTGAAGATGATGTGGAATAA